From Daucus carota subsp. sativus chromosome 6, DH1 v3.0, whole genome shotgun sequence, the proteins below share one genomic window:
- the LOC108225585 gene encoding protein CASPARIAN STRIP INTEGRITY FACTOR 1-like, which translates to MGSSFMFLKKCWILFLIISAASLSSTCSAGRQLRSVNKLEKEAMTSTYKGHQHMQQGEEISFVHGRLLRVNTKDYGNYDPAPTFVKPPFKLIPN; encoded by the exons ATGGGCAGTTCTTTCATGTTTCTCAAAAAGTGTTGGATTCTTTTCCTCATCATATCAGCAGCTTCACTCTCATCAACTTGTTCTGCAG GCAGACAATTGAGATCTGTAAACAAGCTGGAGAAGGAGGCCATGACTTCAACATATAAG gggcacCAGCATATGCAGCAAGGCGAAGAGATAAGTTTTGTCCATGGAAGGCTTCTTAGGGTTAACACCAAGGACTACGGAAACTATGATCCAGCACCAACTTTTGTGAAGCCTCCTTTCAAGCTCATCCCCAACTGA